The Collimonas sp. PA-H2 genome contains a region encoding:
- a CDS encoding amino acid ABC transporter permease: MQFSVLTDNLPYLLWGAYPDGPLGGAALTVLLSLGSALASAVLGLLLGIGLSMSRGFLNFLLAAVIGFFRAIPVLMLIFWTYFLLPVVFHVDVPGVLSVMCALALVGGAYLAHSVHAGISGVGGGQWDAGLSLGMTRVAVLRHIVLPQALQMMLPSFVNQWVTLIKDSSLAYIVGVGELSFVAAQVNSRVMIYPAEIFMFIGLIYFLLCSGLGWFAHLVAGYFRPARDSQITQAAAI, translated from the coding sequence ATGCAATTCAGCGTATTGACGGACAACCTGCCTTACCTGCTGTGGGGCGCTTATCCCGACGGGCCGCTGGGCGGCGCTGCCTTGACCGTATTGCTAAGCCTGGGCTCGGCGCTGGCGTCGGCAGTGCTGGGGTTGTTGCTGGGCATCGGCTTGTCGATGTCGCGCGGCTTTCTTAATTTTCTGCTGGCGGCGGTGATCGGCTTCTTCCGGGCGATTCCGGTGCTGATGCTGATTTTCTGGACTTATTTCCTGTTGCCGGTTGTATTTCACGTCGACGTGCCGGGGGTGTTGTCGGTGATGTGCGCCTTGGCGCTGGTCGGCGGCGCTTATCTGGCGCATTCGGTGCATGCGGGGATCAGCGGCGTCGGCGGCGGTCAGTGGGATGCGGGGTTGTCGCTGGGGATGACGCGGGTGGCGGTGCTGCGGCATATCGTGCTGCCGCAGGCTTTGCAGATGATGCTGCCGTCTTTCGTTAACCAATGGGTGACCTTGATCAAGGATAGCTCTCTGGCGTATATCGTCGGGGTGGGCGAGTTGTCGTTCGTGGCGGCGCAGGTCAACAGCCGGGTGATGATTTATCCGGCGGAGATATTCATGTTTATCGGCTTGATTTATTTTCTGCTGTGTTCGGGGTTGGGGTGGTTTGCGCATTTGGTGGCTGGCTATTTCCGCCCGGCGCGGGATAGCCAGATAACTCAGGCTGCCGCTATCTGA
- a CDS encoding ABC transporter substrate-binding protein, which translates to MKSTAILFAGLTLLSGLAHADKLDDIKKAGVLRVATFDGNPPFGFVDQKTNKIIGLDVDYANAVARKLGVKVALVPTNPANRIPLLTSGKVDLVFANFTINPERAQVIDFSIPYFASGQQFLTRKGVLKTASQIPELRIGTDKGTTMETTLREKYPAAKVVLYDDTPFALAALRNGNVQAITQDGSKLIALLANIPDKEKYEIPAFAISEEYEGVGVPKGETRLVNTLNDTLREFEKDGTALKIYDKWFGPNSKSPLPRLFKIGDTKLSQN; encoded by the coding sequence ATGAAATCAACTGCCATCTTATTCGCCGGCCTGACGCTGCTGTCCGGCCTGGCCCATGCCGACAAACTGGACGACATCAAGAAAGCCGGCGTGCTGCGCGTGGCCACCTTCGACGGCAATCCGCCGTTCGGCTTTGTCGACCAGAAGACCAACAAGATCATCGGCCTGGATGTCGATTACGCCAATGCCGTCGCCAGGAAACTCGGCGTCAAGGTCGCACTGGTGCCGACCAATCCGGCCAACCGGATTCCCTTGCTGACATCGGGCAAAGTCGACCTGGTGTTCGCCAATTTCACCATCAATCCCGAGCGCGCCCAGGTGATCGATTTCAGCATCCCCTACTTCGCTTCCGGCCAGCAGTTCCTGACCAGGAAAGGCGTGCTGAAAACGGCTTCCCAGATCCCTGAGCTGCGTATAGGCACCGACAAAGGCACCACCATGGAAACCACCTTGCGCGAAAAATATCCGGCCGCCAAGGTCGTGCTGTACGACGATACGCCGTTCGCCCTGGCCGCCCTGCGCAATGGCAATGTGCAGGCGATCACCCAGGATGGCTCCAAGCTGATTGCGCTACTGGCCAATATTCCGGACAAGGAAAAATATGAAATCCCGGCTTTCGCCATTTCCGAGGAATACGAAGGCGTCGGCGTGCCCAAGGGCGAAACCCGGCTGGTGAATACGCTCAACGACACCCTGCGTGAATTTGAAAAGGATGGCACCGCCCTCAAGATCTACGACAAATGGTTCGGCCCCAACAGCAAATCCCCGCTACCGCGCCTGTTCAAGATCGGCGATACCAAGCTGAGCCAGAACTGA
- a CDS encoding amino acid ABC transporter permease: MTEFQSLLGQALPPKYLGWLMDGLWMTLHISAVIALLSTLLGIVIAAARSNHRRWLALPAAAFLALFRNTPLLVQLFFWYFGVSSLLPESSVEWLNTVHSLALGSYLALNWPSFELLCAVIGLSLYSAAYISEEIRAGMRGVAAAQQLAGAALGLTRWQVLRYVILPQAVWIALPPLLGQYMNIIKNTSLTMAIGLAELSYTSRQVEAQTFKTFQAFGVATLFYIAVIAALEMAGQLLQRRRRLAVTGSARR; encoded by the coding sequence ATGACCGAGTTTCAATCGTTGCTGGGGCAGGCGCTGCCCCCCAAATACCTGGGCTGGCTGATGGATGGCTTGTGGATGACGCTGCATATTTCTGCCGTGATCGCCCTGCTCTCCACCTTGCTCGGCATCGTGATCGCCGCTGCGCGTTCAAACCACCGCCGCTGGCTGGCGCTGCCTGCTGCCGCTTTTCTTGCCTTGTTCCGCAATACGCCGCTGCTGGTGCAATTGTTTTTCTGGTACTTCGGCGTCTCCAGCCTGCTACCGGAGAGTTCGGTAGAGTGGCTCAATACCGTGCATAGCCTGGCGCTCGGCAGCTATCTGGCGCTGAACTGGCCATCCTTCGAACTGCTGTGCGCCGTGATTGGCCTGAGCCTGTATTCCGCCGCCTATATAAGCGAAGAAATCCGCGCCGGCATGCGTGGCGTCGCCGCGGCCCAGCAACTGGCCGGCGCCGCGCTCGGCCTGACGCGCTGGCAGGTGCTGCGCTATGTGATCCTGCCGCAAGCAGTGTGGATTGCCCTGCCGCCGTTGCTGGGACAGTACATGAATATCATCAAGAACACCTCGCTGACCATGGCGATCGGCCTGGCCGAGCTGTCCTATACCTCGCGCCAGGTGGAGGCGCAAACCTTCAAGACTTTCCAGGCTTTCGGTGTCGCGACCTTGTTTTATATCGCGGTGATCGCTGCGCTGGAAATGGCCGGGCAATTGCTGCAGCGGCGCCGGCGCCTGGCCGTGACTGGAAGCGCGCGGCGATGA